A genomic region of Sciurus carolinensis chromosome 7, mSciCar1.2, whole genome shotgun sequence contains the following coding sequences:
- the Ptcra gene encoding LOW QUALITY PROTEIN: pre T-cell antigen receptor alpha (The sequence of the model RefSeq protein was modified relative to this genomic sequence to represent the inferred CDS: inserted 1 base in 1 codon) — protein sequence MAGPWLLLFLAFECPALPTGPSSFPSSPEVTTLLRLAQHGVSGTPXPSLAPPITLLVDGKQQTLIVCLVLDVAPPGLDSPVWFSGGNGSALDAFTYGPSPAADGTWTSLAQLSLPSEELAAWEPLVCHTGPGPGGQSQSTQPLQLSGETSTARNCFQDPRTGTLGQALRLGALRLLLFKLLLFDVLLTCSCIFLTQPQALKPPTATCCT from the exons ATGGCTGGGCCATGGCTGCTGCTTTTCCTGGCTTTTGAGTGTCCAGCCCTACCCACAG GTCCtagttccttcccttcctccccggAGGTAACCACTCTCCTGAGGCTGGCACAACATG GTGTGTCTGGCACGC TTCCTTCTCTGGCCCCACCAATCACACTGCTGGTGGATGGGAAGCAGCAGACTCTGATTGTCTGCCTGGTCCTTGATGTCGCACCGCCTGGTCTTGACAGCCCTGTTTGGTTCTCAGGAGGCAATGGCAGTGCACTGGATGCCTTCACCTACGGTCCTTCCCCAGCAGCAGATGGCACCTGGACTAGTTTGGCCCAGCTGTCTCTACCCTCTGAGGAGTTGGCAGCCTGGGAACCCTTGGTCTGCCACACTGGGCCTGGACCAGGaggccagagccagagcacacagcccctACAGCTGTCAG GAGAGACTTCCACAGCCAGGAATTGCTTCCAGGATCCTCGCACGG GGACGCTTGGCCAGGCCCTGAGGCTGGGGGCTCTTCGGCTGCTGCTCTTCAAGTTGCTGCTGTTTGATGTGCTCCTGACCTGCAGCTGCATCTTCCTAACTCAGCCGCAGGCACTCAAGCCCCCAACTGCCACCTGCTGCACTTGA